cccactctggccgtgatgaccatggggGGGTTTTCCGGGGTGTCGTCGAACCATTTGTCCTCCGGGCCGAAAGAAATGGACGGAGGCTTCTTAGAGTTTCGCGCCAACGAGGAGGAAACCGCCAAGACCTTAGCATCTTTCTTGTGCGCCGATCGGAACTTCGGCGCGGTGTTTTTGGCTGTTACCACGTTTATCACCGTGAGGCCGTGGTTCCTATCTTCTGGCTCTTGTCGTCGCTTCGCTGAACGGGTTTTGGCTTCTTCGTCATGGTCGCGATGGCGTCTCCTCGGCTCTCTAATGAGATGGGAGAATTCTGCTAGCTTGCCTTCCCTTATCGCTTGTTCCAGTGCATCTTTTAGGTCAAAGCAGTCCTGCGTTTGGTGACCGTAACCTTTGTGATAGTCGCAATAGAGGTTCTTGTTTCCTCCCGTACGGTCCTTGAGTGGTCGGGGCTTCGGCAGGATCCCCTTCTCGGCTATTTGCtgataaacttccatgatgggGAGAGTGAGTGGCGTGTAATTGGCGAATTTCCCGACCCGGGGAAATGACCTGGGAGCCTTGTTTGGTGCTTCCTCCCTGACTTGTTCTTTCAGCCTCTCTCCATTGCCAGGTTGTCGAGATTGGGGGTAGCCGGACTGCCGtttattggcagccacgactcggctgacttcctcATCGTTTATGTATTCTTTAGCTACCGTCTGGATCTCGTGCATCGTCCAGACTGGTTTCGTGGTGAGGTGTTTGCGAAAATTTTCGTTAAGAAGGCCGTTCGTCAGACAAAGGCTGGCCACCGAATCGGTTAGGCCGTCGATTTCCAGGCATTCATCGTTGAACCGAtccaggtattttctggtcGACTCTCCCTGTCTCTGGGTTACCCCCAGAAGGTTTATCGGGTGTTTTGCCTTTGCTATTCGGGTTGTGAACTGGGCGAGGAATGCACGACTGATGTCCGTGAAACCGCGGATGGATCCCTGAGGTAAGCCGTTGAACCATCTGATCGCGGGTCCCGCAAGGGTCACCGGAAAAGCTCGGCACCTCACCTCGTCCCCTACTCCCTCTAGATTCATCCTTGCCTCAAAGGCAGTGAGGTGTTCTAGGGGGTCTTGAGTCCcatcgtacctcatgtccgtcgGCTTGTCGAAGTGCTTCGGCAGCCGGACCTCGAGGATGGAATGGTAGAACGGGGTGGTGCCCATTATCACAGGTTGTCGTGTCCTGTTGGACCTCCCGTCTTCGCGGCCTCGCGACGTGCGGCGCGTCTCCTTGCCTCGGGAATATATTATCGTATCATTCCGCCTCCTCGGAATCGGGGATTCTTCCCGGGTGCTCTCCGCTTCCGTTCTGGATGCGTGGGCATGCCGCGGACGGCCCCGGTAAGAGTCTCTTTCCTGGCTTTCGGAGGATGGGGTGTAGCTGGGGTTGGTAACTCGTTCGCCACGTTCCTGGTCAGCCAATTGCCGCTCCAGGTTTTGAACCCTGTGACGTAGCtcttgcattattatggcgctgTCGCCGCCCGTTCCTCCGAAGGGTCGGGTTCTCGCGTGTTGGGGGGACCCTCGTCGCCCTCTCTGTGAGGCGACAGACGCCGCCCCTTCTGCCCCGGCTCCCCGGCCCTGGTCTCCGGGACCCAGCACAACATCCATTGAtcgtccccacagacggcgccaatgttcggtgTCGGTTACCGGACAGATCGGGTTGTTATGAGATGGGGGAGGACGTCTCGGTTGCGGTTGCGCTAAGCCCGGATTTGCCACGTAGCCGAGCTCCCGTTGGGAAGGGAAAatggggggtgccacctgcaaagacactccgacgctctagtcagcTAGTGTGCAGGCGGGGGAAAATGATATGGAAAaggtgacgtacctcgggggaagagccaatcttccctttATATACTTGTCAGTAGTAGGCCCCTCATGGGGACAGGCCCAGGTTCTCTAGGACACTGTCCCGTAGCTGTGTGTGAGCCGCACGGGACACGTGTCCGGGTCGTTTGAAGGATGCGGGGCCGGGCCGGGTGGAGCTCGGGTCGGGTCGACCCGTTGGCTCTTTGGGCCAGGCCATAACACATGtcatgtaaaattttaaaattcgtgTAATGATATATTCTATATCGTGTTGTGTCCTGTATCCGTGTCAGCAAATTATGAACTAAAATCATTCTCCCCTCTTTCCTAGTTCCTACCCTGCAACGGTATTTTGGCCTTATTTCCGTGTTCTGATGCAGTAGTTGTTTTGTAGATCTAATTAGGAATGTTTTTGTGTTCAAAGAACTTGCCTGTCTTTGGAATACAATCATCATACTTACTATTTTAACCCGTAAAAGTGAACTAAAGTAATATTCCTCCGTCACTTTGACACCATATATACCGTCGTTGATTCACAGTatcatatttttcatatttaaatGTAAAAAACATGGTTTATTTTAATAGTTACTTTTAAATGACggatcataattttttttttcatattcatATCTCAAATACACACAATTTCGTgctaaagaaaaacaaaattctttttttctttaagtAGTATGTAACTATGTATGATGTCTTAAATagattattcaatttttaatagACTAGCTGACCCAATTCTTTTAATAGACTATTTTATTTACGTAACCGAGAAAAACactttttaaaatagaaatagaaagGATAAGAGTGGGGAAAAACCGAAAAAGAGGTGAAAGGCCCAAAAGCTGGGGCAACTAAGATGGGAAAAAAAGGTTAGAATACGGAGAAAATTTGATAAGgattatgaatttaattttgatatgttattaatttaaaaataattattttttatactaaatattaAGGGTGTAACTaattgtcaaaaaaaaaaaaacgaataTGATTATATAATGTAaaaagcatcaaaattaaattgtcaaataattaattataaatatataactgaaatttattttaaatgttagaataaaattgattaaataaaatattaaaataacttcAAATCTTATCTAagtaaaatgaaaaacaaattgAAACAACCAATCTAAAGttaataaagagaaaaaatactaacaaataTTAGTAGTTGAATAGAaaattttctgtttaatttttggtcaaaaaagattttaagttttaaatttaGACACAATGAAATCCATACCAAAAGATATATTCAATTCAACTTTACCACAACCATAATATAGATATCCCCGTCACAAAGTTCCCAACTTGAAATGCTATATAGCGCAAAGCCCACCACGTATGAGTTGTAAGTTCACTATCACACGGCTTTTCACATAGGAAACTTCCTCCTCCTTTTGTCACTCCCTATAACTAGGAGAGCAGTTAATAACTTATAGTTAATacaattcaaatatcaaaactaaaaacaaaaacaaaaccaTTAACCAACCACCATACATGGCGTCGCAGTCGTCATCACCACCTTCAGGAATAGCAGAGAGTGATGGTGGAAGTAGAGGCAGAACTGAACCGCTTCTAGTGTCGCAAGAAGATGAAAGGAGCGGTTCATGGAGACTCAATGTCAAGGAGTTCAGTCTTAAAAACAACCACGAACACAACCGGAATGGCGGAAGCAACAATCTCAATCACCGTACTTTCACATTTTTACGCAGACCTAGTGAGTGACccttcactttttatttttattttttttattgtgttttctCAGTTCTCTGTTGTTATGGTGAAAGCAGTCATCTGAATTCTGAAGCCATCGTTGTTCAGTGCTCACCTTCTTCGGCTATTTTGTTCCTTTGCATGTTTCAAGTTCCTGAATCTGTTTTGTTATTCCGTTTTATTTATGAGTAATATGACTCCAATTAGGCAGAGAAGAATTTTTCTATGGAATTAtagatttgttttttttttttaaatatcaaataattttcttaaaagtTTTATCAAGTTTTATCAGAGATTTAGaaggtaaaagaaaaataagtgttcaaaaaattataattgttttttaacattaattattataaatttctTGTTATAAGTCTTCATAACTTACTTTTTTTTTGTGGCAGTGTccatcaaaaaattttttgtgaTTTAATTATCTTATTACtctcttaattatttttttgtgatttttttttgaattaattcctgTGCTTCCAAAATGGAAAGTGGATTCGGAATTAAATCGAACTGAGACTCCTCAATAAACTTGTTTTCATACACACGATGGGTGTGAGCAATAAGAGTTGCGTGTTAATTCTGGCGAATTTGGACCATTAATTTCACTATTCTATACAATGGGTAAGGGGGATGGCcatgtttgtttgtttttcagTGGTTTTCTCAATTATGCAGTATTAGGTAGCTTTCGGTTACCGAGCCAGGAAAATAATACACAAACAAGATTTTCACTATTTCCACTTTAAAGAActgaaaataaactaaaactTCTTCTTTTTGGACGCACTGTCTTCTTTCTCAGCCTTAGAGTTTGCGGTTTGATCCGTCTCTAAAATTCTTTGGTTGTCCAGACAGTTCTgtcttaaaaccaaaaaaaaagaaattaatgtttttctgaccttgaaaattcgaaaattgaaaattttttttctggTTTCTTTCAAAATTTGGGGCCGCATCTAAACGCAGTTTTAGATTGTGTTTGGAATTACGGATAATAATACAACTTAAGAAACAAGGATGAATGGACCTTATGTCTCAATATGACAGAAACACTAAAAATAGAGCCGCTAATGTTCATCCTAATATGCACGCTAATATTTTAGTCCCACTATCTTAATGCAACTAATTATTTGTGTTTTAATATGTAACCAAACATGACCTATGCCATTATGTTTGTGTATTTTGTGTGATACCTATACAACCAAACGTTGCTTTCATGTTTGCGTTTTATGTGGTGTAGTCTTGGTACACACTTTTGCATAAAGAAAGAGCCTTTTAATTACTTCATTGTTTGGTAGTGGTTAAAGGAAGTGCTGGTGTTTgtcttttttattctttcaaAGTGGTCCAGCCTTGAAATGGTATCATCTGATGTAAGGTAGTAACCACAAAGTTGAAGAGTAATATCATTTGGGTATACATGGattttgatttataaaaaatgaGTAAGGATCAATTAGACATTAGTCTAACACCTCTACCTATGTTTCTGGATAAGAAGATCCATAACCCTTTTGTTTACCTTTCCttaatggttgaaaaagataacCTGATTAAGTACTTTACGAAAGTGCACTATCTACAATTCAATTGTtcacttttttgtttttcaactTTGAGATTATTATAAAGGACCGTGATTTGAAAATCTTGGCATTTTCTAGTAATTAATTGAACATATTCAGAAAATATAGGCTCAATTGAAGAATTTAACATAATGAAAATAAATAGACTGCTATATGCTATTGATTGTGGTACTGTGGCTTTTAATCTAGTTTATCAAGTGTTTTTATTCTGAACAAGTTTTTGCCATGTCATAGCACGTGGCATTTCCTTCTTAGTGTATgtttatgtatatgtatatattcaAATGTTGTTGTTTCAGGGAAGCAGCGCAAGGTGGCAGAATATTACAAAAAACAGGAGAGACTCCTTGAAGGATTTAATGAGATGGACACTATGGCTGAAACCGGGTTTTTCCCAGGAAGTCTCACTGAGGTTGATTGTTCTATCGCCATTATTTACCGATAATTTGTCATGGAAGGAGCATCTCTAACAGAATGCTATGTGTTTGATATAGTATTAGTGAAGATTTTACCGTTTCTGTTAAGTGTAAAATTGTGAAGGAGTTTAATTTTATGATATGAAGTGTGGCAACATTTGATTGGATCTCCAGAAAGAGCATTCTAGTTCAACTAACAAATTGTGCACCATGTTTCTCAGGAAGAAATGAAGCAACTAGCCAAGAGTGAGAGGATGGCGGTTTATGTGTCGAATGCGTGTAACTTGCTGCTCTTTGCAGCTAAGGTTTTTGCCTCAGTCGAGAGCAAATCCTTAGCTGTCATTGCCTCAACCATGGATTCTCTCTTGGATCTCTTGTCAGGGTTCATATTGTGGTTTACTGCGAATGCCATGAAAACTCCAAACCGTTTTCACTATCCAATCGGAAAGAAGCGCATGCAACCAGTGGTAAGACTTTATTAGAGAGATAATTTAGTCCTAAACATTATTATTAGATTGAAACATTGTTGCTGTTTCGTTTTCAGCATTTCGTCGTTACTTAATACACACTCATACTGATTGTACTTTGTCCACAGGGTATCATTGTGTTTGCATCAGTGATGGCAACACTGGGGCTGCAAATTTTGATCGAGTCTGGCAGAGAACTTATTACCAAGGTAATTGTGATGATCAAGTTTTTCTTGTTCCACTAATTTGTTTGAAATGTGTGCTGATGTGGATCAAACATTGTTTTTTTTcgttattttatttcaaatttagCCATTGAGGCAGAGTGTACCAAAACACCTAACTACTAATTtcttttgtaattctttttctgCAGACTAAGCCTGAAATGGACCCAGTGAAGCTTAACTGGATGATCGGAATTATGGTATCTGTCACCGTTGTGAAGTTCATTCTTATGGTCTATTGTCGAAGGTTCAAGAACGAAATTGTCAGAGCATATGCACAAGATCACTTTTTCGATGTCATTACCAATTCGGTTGGATTAGCTGCTGCTGTGCTTGCTGTCAAGTTCTATTGGTGGCTTGATTCAACAGGAGCTATTGTTGTAAGTTTCATTTCTACCACTTATTTTCTCATTTAAGATTTAACTTTGCTTCTATGGTGACGTTTTCTTAGACTTCAAGTTACAAGCCACTGTAAATTTTTAATAGTCTTAGAGGCATGTTTATGTGtaacattattgtttttcttgtttcttattcTTATAATTCTATAGGCTATTTTGCTATATGTTCTTCTCAAAACATGTTTTTGTCTACCAGAGTCCAAGGTTTTTTGTTCCTGACGTTTATgaatttcttcaaaaatatccctaaatttaatttcattaattttCTCTCTAATGTATTGAATCTGTGGCAAAGCTATCCTTGGacattttcaattttatcccTAATGTTTTAGATGAATTTAACGTCTAGGGAAAATTTTGACACAGATTGACAATGTAAGAAACAAAATTgaggaataaaattaaatgctggggatatttttgaagaaaattacaaatattaaagacaaaaatatatatttttctcttttttttacttGAAACAGTTACCATGTCGTGATGAAGTTTCCAAACATGGTCTTAAATGTTTGTATGTTATATGATTGCTTGTTACATATTCTTACTATCCCACAATGGCCTTAAACTCCAAGTATATGAAGATTACACTCTTTAAAGGAAGGTTTGAGTCAGATGACTGTTTGTTTGTTACTTCAAGCCAACTTTTTTATTGGTCTTCCAAGGGACAGCATCCTTAATTCCTTAATGTCAAATAATGCAGATTGCATTATACACAATCAACACATGGACAAGGACAGTGATCGAGAATGTCTGGTCGCTTATCGGAAGGACAGCACCGCCCGATTTCCTGGCAAAGTTAACTTACCTTATATGGAATCACCATGAACAGATTAAGCACATAGATACAGTCAGAGCATACACCTTCGGTGCACATTACTTTGTCGAAGTTGATATCGTGTTGCCGGAAGACATGCTTCTGAATCAAGCACACAATATTGGT
The Arachis stenosperma cultivar V10309 chromosome 7, arast.V10309.gnm1.PFL2, whole genome shotgun sequence genome window above contains:
- the LOC130941061 gene encoding metal tolerance protein 9-like; the protein is MASQSSSPPSGIAESDGGSRGRTEPLLVSQEDERSGSWRLNVKEFSLKNNHEHNRNGGSNNLNHRTFTFLRRPRKQRKVAEYYKKQERLLEGFNEMDTMAETGFFPGSLTEEEMKQLAKSERMAVYVSNACNLLLFAAKVFASVESKSLAVIASTMDSLLDLLSGFILWFTANAMKTPNRFHYPIGKKRMQPVGIIVFASVMATLGLQILIESGRELITKTKPEMDPVKLNWMIGIMVSVTVVKFILMVYCRRFKNEIVRAYAQDHFFDVITNSVGLAAAVLAVKFYWWLDSTGAIVIALYTINTWTRTVIENVWSLIGRTAPPDFLAKLTYLIWNHHEQIKHIDTVRAYTFGAHYFVEVDIVLPEDMLLNQAHNIGETLQEKLEQLPEVERAFVHIDFEFTHRPEHKIMV